Sequence from the Notamacropus eugenii isolate mMacEug1 chromosome 6, mMacEug1.pri_v2, whole genome shotgun sequence genome:
ATGAGTCTTCTGCGGCTGTGGCATACAGGAGGCGGCTGGAGCTGACCGAGAGGCGCAGGTGATGAAGCCTGGCACCATCTTCGGGCTCCCCTCgacgctgctgctgctgctgctgctgctgctgctgctgttgctgctgctgctgctgctgctgtgtatGTTTGAAGGATCTTGGCAAAGAGTAGTAAGAGTAGATGGCCTTGTTTTGTGGGTCATCTGTGCCATAGTAGCAGTCAGAGGGGCTGCTGGTGGCAGAGTCCCCAGCTGGGGACATGTTGATGTAGTCACTACTGCAAGGCAGCTTCCCATCATTGCTCTCCACAGAGAGCTTTGGGTGAacatggtgatggtgatggtggccACCAACCCCATTTGTCCATATCTTGCCAAAGCTGTTGCCAGAAGTGGCAACATTGCTGCTGCCAGATCCCCCAGCACTGTCGGGGGAACAGCTGCCACTGGGAGACATCATCATGTAGCCATTGGGGTCTACCCTTTGGGAATGACGTCGGCTGGGGTTAATGATCTGCTGTGGGGCAGATACACTCTTAGGACTCATGGGCATGTAATCCCCACCATTCTTTCGGCCACTGGGTACCGGGGCCACCCCAGGAGACATGGGCATGTAGCCATCATCTGTGTGTAGCACTGGAGCATCCCCCCGGTGATGGTGGCCACCTCGCTCCTCTAAGGGATGAATCTCCAAACACTCCTCAGGGTAGGAATGGGTGGGCACAAAGGCTGAGTGCCGGTAGCCTTGCACCCGGTTCCCACTGACAGCTGCTGAACAGGGCGGGTAGGAAGGCATCATCTCTGTGTACTCCTCAATTGATGCTACCGAGGATTGTGAAGAAGTCTTCTGGTGGGAAATAGTAGGAGAAGTACCTGCTGAGTGAGTTCTCTTTCGGAAACTCTTCTCCAGCTCTGCAGCGGTGGCTGTCTCATCTCCAACTGTAGCAGGACTTGGGCCAGCTCCCGGGGTATACCGATGCCCATTGCCACTTCTGGATAGGTTATAGTGGCCATTGGGGGCTGTCAAGTTAGGCGTGGTTTTGCCTCCCATGCAGATATAGTTGCTGAGCTCTTCTTCACCCCTAGCTGGTGGGGTATGACCCAGGGAATCTGGGGTGACACTGCGGAAGGAATTTCGGAAGTCACAAGGGCTGGAGCCATATTCATCAGAAGAGATGAAGCCCCCATCACTGGGTGAGCCAGACACCGAAGCACTAGATCTCCTAGGGAAGAGGCAGTCTGATGTTGACCCGTGACCACTGGTGCTGCTAGAGGATAAGCTGACTGGACTCGTGGCTGAAGGGGAACATCGAGAAGAAGGCATGGGGATGGAACGGCTGTGGTTGAGGGGTGGGTGCAAGCGGGAGCTGCCCCGATGCCGGTGAGAATGGGTCCGGTTGGTACTGGGACTTACAGGACTCCCATCCACCGAAGCTGGTCGGGACATGGTGCCTTCTCCATCACTGGAGGCCCGGACACGGAAAGAACAGGGCTTCCCACCTACTACACTGGCTGGGGATGTGGCAGTCACGCTCTCAGTGCGGGATCTTCGGGTGAGTCCCACCTGGCTGGGGGGTGGGTTATTGAGGTGATGCCTGCGCAGAGGTACACTGATGGGGTTAGAGCAGTTTGAGGAGGACTGGCTCTTGCTGCGAGGCCGAAACTCCTCACTCATTGCCCGCATGGCTTCCAGGATAGTCTCATGCATGTTCTGGGCAACAACAGAGTCATCCACTTGCATCCAGAACTCCCCAGGTCCAGTCACTGCAGAGCGCCCCACCTCAATAAAAAAGAAGTTTTCTGAGTGACCACACCTGcgaatgttcatcaattggagGACCACTGCTGCTGCCTCGGAGTTCAGCTTCACAAAGCTGATCGTCTTACTGGTCAGGCAGAGCCGGTAGATGCCAATCAGGTTCTTTGTCTGCCCCAAGCCCTTAGGCTTTAGGATCACTTGCCAAACCTCCTTGAAAGCTGGTCCTGGGGCCATTTCACCATAGCTACTGTCCTCCCCGGCATCTCCCAGGCCAGAGCTACCGCTGCagctcccccctcctcctcctcccactccaaaaGCTGCAGCCTCGTGGTGGGAATGGTGCAAGTGATGCCCCTTGGCCCGATTGTGGAGCTGCAGGAGAGCCTGGTACCAGCTCTCCTGCTCCGACTCGCTGTCCGCGGCAATAGCAAAATGCTCATCCCGAGTGTAGAGGGCTACCAGGTGTTTGTTTTTAGAGTCAGCCCGCTTGTTGATGTTGAAACAGCTCTCCAGCGGGATAGAGCGCTTGGGGGCACCAGATTTGTGCCTCCACTTCTTCTCATTCTCATAGTACTCCAGGCGGGCTGGCCCCCCGGCCTCACTGGCTGCCCGCAGTACGAAGAAGCGTTTGTGCATGCTCTTGGGTTTGCGGAGGTAGCCCACCTTCCGCACGTCGGAGAAGCAGCCGTCCCCCTCCGGTGGGCTCGCCatgctgccgctgccgctgccgctgccgccgccgccgccgccggtgCCCCAGCCACCGAGCAAGGAACGAGGGGTGGGCAGAAATACAAGCGGGTGGGTGGGAGAGCGGGCACCTCCCCCAAACACAGCACATGCAAACAAGTCAGCCCGAGGGGGGGGAGGAACAacggtttaaaaaaaatacaacctcCCCCTTGTCCTTGATCCAAATCTCCTTGATTTTTCTCCCCCGCCGGAGCTCAGAAGAAAAGCAGCTGCTCGAGAAGTCCGGATC
This genomic interval carries:
- the IRS1 gene encoding insulin receptor substrate 1 translates to MASPPEGDGCFSDVRKVGYLRKPKSMHKRFFVLRAASEAGGPARLEYYENEKKWRHKSGAPKRSIPLESCFNINKRADSKNKHLVALYTRDEHFAIAADSESEQESWYQALLQLHNRAKGHHLHHSHHEAAAFGVGGGGGGSCSGSSGLGDAGEDSSYGEMAPGPAFKEVWQVILKPKGLGQTKNLIGIYRLCLTSKTISFVKLNSEAAAVVLQLMNIRRCGHSENFFFIEVGRSAVTGPGEFWMQVDDSVVAQNMHETILEAMRAMSEEFRPRSKSQSSSNCSNPISVPLRRHHLNNPPPSQVGLTRRSRTESVTATSPASVVGGKPCSFRVRASSDGEGTMSRPASVDGSPVSPSTNRTHSHRHRGSSRLHPPLNHSRSIPMPSSRCSPSATSPVSLSSSSTSGHGSTSDCLFPRRSSASVSGSPSDGGFISSDEYGSSPCDFRNSFRSVTPDSLGHTPPARGEEELSNYICMGGKTTPNLTAPNGHYNLSRSGNGHRYTPGAGPSPATVGDETATAAELEKSFRKRTHSAGTSPTISHQKTSSQSSVASIEEYTEMMPSYPPCSAAVSGNRVQGYRHSAFVPTHSYPEECLEIHPLEERGGHHHRGDAPVLHTDDGYMPMSPGVAPVPSGRKNGGDYMPMSPKSVSAPQQIINPSRRHSQRVDPNGYMMMSPSGSCSPDSAGGSGSSNVATSGNSFGKIWTNGVGGHHHHHHVHPKLSVESNDGKLPCSSDYINMSPAGDSATSSPSDCYYGTDDPQNKAIYSYYSLPRSFKHTQQQQQQQQQQQQQQQQQQQRRGEPEDGARLHHLRLSVSSSRLLYATAAEDSSSSASSDSLGGGVQEGAHGHHHHQPLQPHLPRKVDMVAQTKNRLTRPTRLSLDGPKASTLPRAREQPQQPLLPPEPKSPGEYVNIEFVGDQPGYSHGSAISLCSPTVRCPSQLQPAPKEDETGSEEYMNMDLRPPRRPACQESFVAKPGRACPLPTGVGGVCRPSRVVPNSQDYVTMQVGGPCPGCADTSLSYVVMQTSRASEESSIPAASASAPSPSFTTPSPSLPQHQGQAELASRPSLLGGPKGPGGISAFTRVNLSPSRNQSAKVIRADPQGCRRRHSSETFSSTPSAARGSNVAVPFGAAGAGGSGASGSSEDVKRHSSASFENVWLKPGDLGGPPSRKETSQMSGGAGGLENGLNYIDLDLVKDFNHRPQECPPLLQPPHQPRGSGAASGNGCSSEDLSAYASINFQKQSEDLP